One segment of Cryptococcus neoformans var. grubii H99 chromosome 2, complete sequence DNA contains the following:
- a CDS encoding pumilio 2, producing MPHQETFLQQNERKKDYHLRSTQGPMSRISQNSGSNFRQDFNPSFQGNFYGQGNLSFHAAHTGPYGLHPAPHFVALTGFPPQFSSQYPGRPASTRKFDDPGVVRSALLEDFRLNKMKKWELNDIFGHIVEFAGDQHGSRFIQQKLEIATPEDRQKLFDEIYPNAYQLMTDVFGNYVTQKMFEHGDQLQKAALAKKMDGRVLQLSMQMYGCRVVQKALDHLLNEQRAKIVAELEPHILECVKSSNANHVVQRMINIGPPQSIPDSFIGHVEELAKHPYGCRVLQKTFENLDDKMKRSLLDEMHKCVISLTEDQFGNYVIQSVITVGKSEDRNKVVDQLKGRITTFARHKFASNVVEKALIHADPADRRALIDELIGMQPDGTNQVGMLLRDAYANFPLQTGMFAAEPAQREVLLEIVLPLLPPLRHTPVGKRIEGRLAQMENEYNISSVMMRKTLSSSTATTDTNAALCMSRTASGSTVPTSPELSTIHIPIIKSPKKDDIEGW from the exons CCGCATCTCTCAAAATTCTGGCTCCAATTTCCGTCAAGACTTCAACCCTTCATTCCAAGGCAATTTTTATGGACAGGGCAACTTGTCTTTCCATGCCGCACACACTGGGCCATATGGCTTGCACCCTGCCCCTCATTTCGTCGCCCTCACCGGTTTCCCTCCTCAGTTTTCTTCTCAATATCCGGGTAGGCCCGCGTCAACAAGGAAATTTGACGACCCTGGTGTGGTCAGAAGTGCGTTGTTGGAGGATTTCAGGTTgaacaagatgaagaaatgggAACTGAAC GACATCTTCGGCCATATTGTCGAGTTTGCTGGCGACCAGCATGGTTCTCGATTTATCCAGCAGAAGCTCGAAATCGCCACTCCTGAAGATCGTCAAAAACTCTTTGACGAGATTTACCCCAACGCTTACCAGCTCATGACCGACGTTTTTGGGAACTATGTTACTCAGAAAATGTTTGAACATGGTGACCAGCTCCAAAAGGCTGCgctggcgaagaagatggacgGACGCGTCTTGCAACTCTCTATGCAGATGTACGGATGCCGA GTCGTGCAAAAGGCGCTTGACCATCTTTTGAACGAGCAGAGGGCCAAGATTGTAGCAGAACTTGAGCCGCATATTCTCGAATGCGTCAAGTCTAGTAATGCCAACCACGTCGTGCAG CGTATGATCAATATTGGTCCTCCCCAGTCTATTCCAGACTCCTTCATCGGTCATGTCGAGGAGCTCGCCAAACATCCATACGGTTGCCGCGTCTTGCAAAAGACATTCGAGAACCTTGAcgacaagatgaagaggtcTTTGTTGGACGAAATGCACAAATGTGTGATTTCACTCACTGAAGACCAATTTGGAA ATTACGTCATTCAGAGTGTTATTACTGTGGGGAAGTCCGAGGACAGGAACAAGGTTGTCGATCAGCTCAAAGGTCGCATCACTACTT TCGCTCGACACAAATTCGCCTCCAATGTCGTTGAAAAGGCCCTCATTCACGCCGACCCCGCTGATCGACGGGCTCTTATCGATGAACTCATCGGCATGCAGCCTGACGGGACGAATCAAGTCGGCATGCTTCTACGCGATGCCTACGCCAactttcctctccaaacAGGCATGTTCGCCGCTGAACCCGCTCAGCGAGAAGTGCTTCTCGAGAttgtccttcctcttcttcctcctctccgtcACACCCCAGTCGGAAAGCGGATCGAAGGTCGCCTTGCCCAGATGGAGAACGAGTATAATATATCTTCGGTGATGATGCGTAAGACTCTCTCATCTAGCACGGCTACCACCGATACCAATGCCGCGTTGTGCATGAGTCGAACTGCTAGCGGCTCAACCGTGCCTACGTCGCCTGAATTGAGCACCATCCACATACCTATCATTAAATCCCCTAAGAAGGACGACATTGAAGGGTGGTGA